From the Halalkalicoccus sp. CGA53 genome, one window contains:
- the cruF gene encoding bisanhydrobacterioruberin hydratase — MSEVLSHRVPRRRVESVLEETVLHNRFTIAVTFPLVGVALLIAGRHGLLPPELAMNPYLIIAANLVMVSPLIAGLLPVVSRRALAGLGLLALFTWGIELAGVLTGYPYGEFSYRLDLGPMLFDLVPLGLPVFYFPILLNSFLLVLLFAGDASLPRRFALTLACVIALDLILDPGAVALGFWAWDSPGFYYGVPAINYAGWLLSGAVAVTLIQAAFDRRRVRARLATCPFLLDDLVSFLLFWGLVNLYFGNWVPFALAAGLAGVLLRSDWFDFDVLPVPGTPLSR, encoded by the coding sequence GTGAGCGAGGTCCTCTCCCACCGGGTTCCCCGGCGACGGGTCGAGAGTGTTCTGGAGGAGACCGTCCTCCACAACCGTTTCACCATCGCCGTCACGTTTCCGCTGGTGGGCGTCGCGCTGCTGATCGCCGGCAGACACGGACTGCTCCCCCCCGAACTGGCGATGAACCCGTATCTGATCATCGCCGCGAACCTCGTGATGGTCTCGCCGCTGATCGCTGGCCTGCTCCCCGTGGTCTCACGCAGGGCGCTCGCAGGGCTGGGGCTGCTCGCGCTGTTCACCTGGGGTATCGAGCTCGCCGGCGTGCTCACCGGCTACCCCTACGGCGAGTTCTCCTATCGGTTAGATCTCGGCCCGATGCTCTTCGACCTCGTCCCGCTCGGGCTGCCGGTGTTCTACTTCCCGATCCTGCTCAACAGCTTCCTGCTCGTGCTGCTGTTCGCGGGCGACGCCTCCCTCCCGAGGCGGTTCGCGCTCACGCTCGCCTGTGTGATCGCTCTCGACCTGATCCTCGATCCGGGTGCCGTGGCGCTGGGCTTCTGGGCGTGGGACTCTCCAGGGTTCTACTACGGCGTTCCCGCGATCAACTACGCCGGCTGGCTGCTCTCGGGTGCGGTCGCGGTCACGCTCATCCAGGCCGCGTTCGATCGCCGGAGGGTGAGGGCGCGGCTCGCGACCTGTCCGTTCCTGCTCGACGACCTCGTGAGCTTCCTGCTGTTCTGGGGGCTGGTGAACCTCTACTTCGGAAACTGGGTGCCGTTCGCGCTCGCGGCGGGACTCGCGGGCGTGCTGCTCAGAAGCGACTGGTTCGACTTCGACGTGCTCCCCGTTCCTGGGACGCCTCTCTCGCGCTAG
- a CDS encoding AI-2E family transporter gives MRWSVSSNGEGLAGTTGWWLFALVLVLVLVVALHTYLGWIVLGIFLYYVVRPVARRLRHRGVSPGLSALLSLGLIMLPFVAVLGVFVVLLLAELAAIEATDVEGLFERLFPGLAIDTLPTSEDELSAFVEALRSDPTLATLAPLVSGFVGTFTVQAFNALITFIFAFFLVRDERRIASWFRSTIVARESNVYEYLKAVDRGLSSVYFGYTLTIIVISIVAVIIYNVLNLVAPPGLAIPHAILLGFATGLISVVPLLGRNLLYGAIVLYLTLVAYQTNVTYIWFPIVFYVVMGIIFDNVIRTYVRPFLSGRLFHTGLVMFAYLLGPAVFGWYGIFLGPFIMVVTIQFLRVQLPKILPD, from the coding sequence ATGAGATGGAGCGTTTCATCGAACGGCGAGGGGCTGGCTGGGACGACTGGCTGGTGGCTTTTCGCGCTCGTTCTCGTTCTCGTCCTCGTTGTGGCGTTACACACCTACCTCGGGTGGATTGTGTTGGGGATCTTCCTATACTACGTCGTCCGGCCAGTTGCCAGACGCCTTCGACATCGGGGTGTTTCACCGGGACTCTCTGCTCTCCTTTCACTCGGTCTCATTATGTTACCATTCGTCGCAGTTCTGGGGGTGTTCGTTGTTTTACTACTCGCAGAGCTTGCAGCGATAGAGGCGACGGACGTCGAAGGACTGTTCGAAAGGCTGTTCCCAGGGCTTGCTATAGATACTCTCCCCACAAGCGAGGATGAACTATCTGCGTTCGTAGAAGCCCTGCGGAGCGATCCGACTCTCGCCACGCTTGCTCCGTTGGTGAGCGGGTTCGTCGGGACGTTCACTGTGCAAGCGTTCAACGCCTTGATCACATTCATCTTCGCGTTTTTCCTGGTTCGAGACGAGCGAAGAATCGCTTCCTGGTTCCGATCCACCATTGTAGCGAGGGAGTCGAACGTGTACGAATATCTAAAAGCGGTTGATCGGGGGCTCTCTTCGGTCTATTTCGGATATACGCTCACTATTATCGTGATCAGTATTGTGGCCGTAATCATCTACAACGTGTTGAATCTCGTTGCTCCGCCAGGTCTCGCGATCCCTCACGCGATACTTCTCGGTTTTGCCACTGGACTGATCTCAGTGGTTCCACTCCTCGGTCGAAATCTGCTGTATGGGGCGATTGTTCTCTACCTGACTCTCGTAGCATACCAAACAAACGTGACATATATCTGGTTCCCGATAGTGTTCTACGTTGTGATGGGGATCATCTTCGACAACGTCATCCGAACTTACGTCCGGCCCTTCCTCTCCGGACGTCTCTTTCACACGGGGCTCGTCATGTTCGCATATCTCCTGGGACCGGCAGTTTTTGGGTGGTATGGTATATTCCTCGGCCCGTTCATCATGGTCGTCACCATCCAGTTCCTGCGAGTTCAACTACCGAAAATCCTCCCCGATTGA
- a CDS encoding phytoene/squalene synthase family protein, with the protein MVRKTQVATSKAIQRQTGKTFYFATRLLPERVRHATYVLYAFFRLADEVVDDAEGVPPETQYEQLEILRAEALGEREPESEVLEAFCELRERYGITDEDVRVFVDAMATDIEKSRYATYDELEAYMNGSASAVGRMMTAVMQPEEPERALPHATTLGEAFQMTNFLRDVREDIRDRDRIYLPGDTLARHGVTEEQIQEYRMDESFAAVMCEELLRTERLYREGVRGIKYLPEDCQFPVLLASVLYAEHHRLIREIGYDVLMNEPDLGTLRKVALLLRTKWHWRRSRDPEYVFRKVSAVPSPPEPSHGRHGEGLPTR; encoded by the coding sequence ATGGTAAGGAAGACGCAAGTGGCGACGAGCAAGGCGATTCAGCGACAGACCGGCAAGACCTTCTACTTCGCGACGAGGCTCCTGCCGGAGCGCGTCCGCCACGCGACGTACGTCCTCTACGCGTTTTTCAGGCTCGCCGACGAGGTCGTCGACGACGCCGAGGGCGTCCCCCCGGAGACGCAGTACGAACAGCTCGAGATCCTCAGAGCGGAGGCGCTCGGAGAGCGCGAGCCGGAGAGCGAGGTGCTGGAGGCGTTCTGTGAGCTCCGCGAGCGCTACGGCATCACCGACGAGGACGTACGGGTGTTCGTCGACGCGATGGCGACCGACATCGAGAAGTCCCGGTACGCCACCTACGACGAACTCGAGGCGTACATGAACGGCTCGGCGTCCGCCGTCGGCCGGATGATGACCGCCGTGATGCAGCCCGAGGAGCCCGAACGGGCGCTCCCGCACGCGACGACGCTCGGCGAGGCGTTCCAGATGACGAACTTCCTGCGCGACGTACGAGAGGACATCCGGGACAGGGATCGGATCTACCTGCCGGGGGACACCCTCGCACGCCACGGGGTCACCGAGGAACAGATCCAGGAGTACAGGATGGACGAGTCGTTCGCCGCGGTGATGTGCGAGGAACTGCTCAGAACGGAGCGGCTCTACCGCGAGGGCGTGCGCGGGATCAAGTACCTTCCCGAGGACTGTCAGTTCCCCGTCCTGCTCGCCTCGGTGCTCTACGCCGAACACCACCGCCTGATCAGGGAGATAGGTTACGACGTGCTCATGAACGAACCCGACCTAGGCACGCTCAGGAAGGTCGCGCTGTTGCTCAGGACGAAGTGGCACTGGCGGCGGAGCCGGGACCCCGAGTACGTGTTTCGGAAGGTGAGCGCGGTGCCCTCCCCCCCGGAGCCGAGTCACGGCCGCCACGGCGAGGGGCTTCCGACCCGCTAG
- a CDS encoding MoaD/ThiS family protein, with the protein MSESVVETAAHGDETVRTIEVVCTGHVRDAVGKGRFEFAFEGETLRGFLAAFFEEYPIEELLIAETEAESTAHGWAPAPETLPGTWRKNPEGEQTRTYARVLVNGRFNENREGFDTELREGDRVALVYPFMFCC; encoded by the coding sequence ATGAGCGAGAGCGTCGTCGAGACGGCCGCCCACGGTGACGAAACCGTCCGGACCATCGAGGTGGTCTGTACGGGACACGTTCGGGACGCGGTGGGGAAGGGTCGGTTCGAGTTCGCGTTCGAGGGCGAGACCCTCAGGGGGTTCCTCGCCGCGTTCTTCGAGGAGTACCCGATCGAGGAGCTGTTGATCGCCGAGACGGAGGCGGAATCGACGGCTCACGGCTGGGCGCCGGCACCCGAGACGCTCCCGGGCACCTGGCGGAAGAACCCCGAGGGCGAACAGACCCGGACCTACGCGCGGGTGCTGGTCAACGGCCGGTTCAACGAGAACAGGGAGGGCTTCGACACCGAACTCCGCGAGGGAGACCGGGTCGCGCTGGTCTACCCGTTCATGTTCTGTTGCTGA
- a CDS encoding isocitrate lyase/PEP mutase family protein, with protein sequence MIGPDTDTTTRELENPAGRRFREMLDEQTFVFAPGIYHALDARLADMTGHDAVYMSGYSTVLGQFGFPDLEMVTMTEMVENASRIVDASTLPVIADCDTGYGGIHNVRRAVREYEKAGVAAVHIEDQTTPKRCGHIAGKQIVSREQAGARFEAAIDARQSEDTVIIARTDAYGSANGDWEEHLERGRIYADAGVDLVWPEMPDPSRQDAARYAETIHETHPDLDLAFNYSSSFAWGEQDDPLTFQELGELGYKYVFITLFALHSGAHAVYEDFERLAEEDERAQFDLEERYIGHPTESHHELSQVSRYQDVEMRFDGEARARIEGSEGFAEDRDTLQTAEEEREEPPTADDD encoded by the coding sequence ATGATCGGACCGGACACGGACACGACGACGAGAGAGCTAGAGAACCCGGCAGGACGGAGGTTCCGGGAGATGCTCGACGAACAGACGTTCGTCTTCGCCCCCGGGATCTACCACGCGCTCGACGCCCGGCTGGCGGACATGACCGGCCACGACGCCGTCTACATGAGCGGCTACTCCACCGTGCTCGGCCAGTTCGGCTTCCCCGACCTGGAGATGGTGACGATGACCGAGATGGTCGAGAACGCCTCGCGGATCGTCGACGCATCGACGCTCCCCGTGATCGCCGACTGCGATACGGGCTACGGCGGCATCCACAACGTCCGGCGCGCGGTGCGCGAGTACGAGAAGGCCGGCGTCGCCGCCGTCCACATCGAGGACCAGACGACGCCGAAGCGCTGTGGTCACATCGCCGGCAAGCAGATCGTCTCGCGCGAGCAGGCGGGAGCGCGCTTCGAGGCGGCGATCGACGCCCGCCAGTCCGAGGACACGGTGATCATCGCCCGCACGGACGCCTACGGCTCCGCCAACGGCGACTGGGAGGAACACCTCGAACGGGGGCGCATCTACGCCGACGCGGGCGTGGACCTCGTCTGGCCGGAGATGCCAGATCCCAGCAGGCAGGACGCCGCCAGGTACGCGGAGACGATCCACGAGACCCACCCGGATCTCGACCTCGCGTTCAACTACTCCTCGTCGTTCGCGTGGGGAGAGCAGGACGATCCCCTGACGTTCCAGGAGCTGGGCGAGCTCGGCTACAAGTACGTCTTCATCACGCTGTTCGCGCTGCACTCCGGCGCGCACGCCGTCTACGAGGACTTCGAGCGGCTCGCCGAGGAGGACGAGCGCGCGCAGTTCGATCTCGAAGAGCGCTACATCGGTCACCCGACGGAGTCCCACCACGAGCTCTCGCAGGTGAGCCGGTACCAGGACGTCGAGATGCGCTTCGACGGGGAGGCGAGGGCACGGATCGAGGGGTCGGAAGGGTTCGCCGAGGACAGGGACACCCTCCAGACGGCCGAAGAGGAACGGGAGGAGCCGCCGACAGCCGACGACGACTGA
- a CDS encoding prenyltransferase, translating into MDGRLHYLFELSRPRFWLYLAGPVAVGVAYGASATAELVTPTTLALFAFFLLPANVLLYGVNDIFDSDVDEENPKKAGREVRFEGEPVVLRAVGLCALSGLALVPFLPLESLVWLAGFYVLGIQYSAPPLRFKTTPLLDSVSNGLYLMPGAAAYAAVAGSHPPALAVAGAWLWTMAMHTFSAVPDIVPDRRAGIRTTATALGESRTYVYCAVCWALAALSFALLDPRLGALFSIYVPFVALIALSPIDVERAYWWFPALNTLVGMLLTMGGLWVLVHG; encoded by the coding sequence ATGGACGGCCGTCTCCACTACCTGTTCGAGCTCTCCCGACCACGGTTCTGGCTCTACCTCGCCGGCCCGGTCGCCGTCGGCGTCGCCTACGGCGCCTCCGCGACCGCGGAGCTGGTCACCCCCACGACGCTCGCGCTCTTCGCGTTCTTCCTGCTCCCCGCGAACGTCCTCTTGTACGGTGTGAACGATATCTTCGACAGCGACGTCGACGAGGAGAACCCGAAGAAAGCGGGCAGAGAGGTCAGGTTCGAGGGGGAACCGGTCGTCCTCCGGGCGGTCGGGCTGTGCGCGCTCTCGGGGCTCGCGCTCGTCCCCTTCCTCCCGCTCGAATCGCTCGTCTGGCTCGCCGGGTTCTACGTCCTGGGGATCCAGTACAGCGCGCCCCCGCTCCGGTTCAAGACCACCCCACTCCTCGATTCGGTCTCGAACGGGCTCTACCTGATGCCCGGCGCAGCGGCCTACGCGGCGGTCGCCGGGAGCCACCCACCGGCGCTCGCGGTCGCGGGTGCGTGGCTCTGGACAATGGCGATGCACACCTTCAGCGCCGTTCCGGACATCGTCCCCGACCGGCGGGCGGGGATCCGGACCACGGCGACCGCACTCGGCGAGTCCCGTACGTACGTCTACTGTGCGGTCTGCTGGGCGCTCGCGGCTCTCTCGTTCGCCCTGCTCGACCCCCGACTCGGCGCGCTCTTTTCGATATACGTCCCGTTCGTCGCGCTGATCGCGCTCTCTCCGATCGACGTCGAACGCGCGTACTGGTGGTTCCCGGCGCTCAACACCCTGGTAGGGATGCTACTCACGATGGGCGGGCTCTGGGTGCTCGTCCACGGTTGA